One stretch of Miscanthus floridulus cultivar M001 chromosome 18, ASM1932011v1, whole genome shotgun sequence DNA includes these proteins:
- the LOC136523463 gene encoding protein Rf1, mitochondrial-like — translation MGSICLCKWSSEYDPALRVQIPEVWHAVSRMLSLQCPAPSPGLTVIEWWLQKRLGMNKPKKKGLDSTFMLISWKLWKERNDRLGEKHDYLFSWVSSHTTQVCHISATPLQRRRAAKRRPPHQRCSAPTDHTASPTRTRRISRAACPAARDRCLELERVIAGRFSSGSIGLDDAVKLFDELLPLARPASVRAFNQLLTVVSRAKGRGSSTSALVVSLFNRMARASPTKVSPDLRTYSKIIGSFCSMGHLDFAFAAFGLILKKGFRVNAIVINQLLNGLCDAKRMGEAMDVWLRRMPEFGCTPDVVNYTTLLKGFCNEKRAQEALELLHMMADDGGGSCPPDVVAYSTVINGFFREGQVDTAYGLFHEMLDRGILPNIVAYTTFIDGLCKAGAVDRAEGVLQEMIHKGVKPDIFPTYNCLINGYRTTGQWKEVVRILNEMSTHGLRADVFTYSLLLDYLCKNRNITEARKIFYSMIGKGIKPNVTTYSILLNGYASKGDHADMHDLLDLMVADSISPNHHVFNIVLCAYAKGGMIDEAMHIFDQMRQHGLIPDAYSYGALIDALCKLGRVDEAMLKFNQIP, via the exons ATGGGAAGCATCTGTTTGTGCAAATGGTCGTCGGAGTACGACCCTGCCCTACGTGTTCAAATACCG GAGGTGTGGCACGCAGTCAGCAGAATGCTGAGCCTGCAATGCCCAGCTCCTAGCCCTGGACTGACAGTGATAGAATGGTGGCTGCAAAAGAGGCTGGGAATGAACAAACCCAAGAAGAAAGGATTGGACTCCACATTTATGTTGATTTCCTGGAAACTTTGGAAAGAAAGGAACGACAGA TTGGGTGAGAAGCATGATTATCTTTTCAGTTGGGTGAGCAGCCACACCACACAGGTCTGTCACATCAGCGCCACACCactccagcgccgccgcgccgccaaACGCCGTCCACCACACCAGCGCTGCTCCGCCCCCACCGATCACACCGCCTCACCGACCCGGACTCGGCGGATCTCGCGAGCAGCATGTCCCGCCGCCCGCGACCGGTGCCTGGAGCTGGAGCGCGTCATCGCCGGCCGCTTCAGCTCGGGAAGCATCGGCCTCGACGACGCCGTCAAGCTGTTCGATGAATTGCTCCCGCTCGCCCGGCCCGCCTCGGTTCGCGCCTTCAACCAGCTCCTCACCGTCGTCTCTCGCGCCAAGGGCAGGGGCTCCTCAACCTCTGCGCTCGTCGTTTCCCTCTTCAACCGGATGGCCCGTGCCTCCCCCACCAAGGTATCTCCCGACCTGCGCACCTACAGCAAAATCATCGGCAGCTTCTGTAGCATGGGTCACCTGGATTTCGCTTTCGCCGCCTTTGGCCTCATACTTAAGAAGGGCTTTAGGGTGAATGCCATAGTCATAAATCAGCTTCTCAATGGTCTTTGTGATGCAAAGAGGATGGGTGAGGCCATGGATGTATGGCTCCGACGAATGCCCGAGTTTGGCTGCACACCCGATGTCGTCAACTACACCACACTTCTCAAGGGTTTCTGCAATGAAAAGAgagctcaggaggcacttgagcTGCTCCACATGATGGCTGATGATGGAGGTGGTAGCTGCCCACCAGACGTGGTGGCGTACAGCACTGTCATCAATGGCTTCTTTAGAGAGGGTCAGGTGGACACAGCTTACGGCCTATTTCATGAAATGCTTGATCGGGGGATTTTGCCTAACATTGTGGCCTACACCACATTCATTGATGGCCTGTGCAAAGCTGGAGCAGTTGACAGGGCCGAGGGTGTTCTTCAGGAGATGATTCATAAAGGTGTTAAGCCAGATA tttttccgaCATATAATTGTTTGATCAATGGATATCGCACTACAGGACAGTGGAAAGAGGTGGTTCGAATCCTCAATGAAATGTCCACACATGGTCTGCGAGCAGATGTTTTTACTTATAGTTTGCTGCTGGATTATCTTTGCAAGAATAGAAACATCACAGAAGCTAGAAAGATTTTTTATTCTATGATTGGAAAGGGCATAAAACCTAATGTAACTACCTATAGCATTCTGCTTAATGGGTATGCTTCGAAAGGAGATCATGCTGATATGCATGATCTCTTAGATCTAATGGTAGCAGATAGTATTTCACCTAACCATCACGTCTTCAACATAGTGTTATGTGCATATGCTAAAGGTGGTATGATAGATGAGGCAATGCATATATTTGACCAGATGAGGCAGCATGGGTTGATTCCTGATGCATACAGCTATGGAGCATTAATAGATGCACTTTGCAAGTTGGGAAGGGTGGACGAGGCAATGCTTAAATTCAATCAGATCCCCTAA
- the LOC136519621 gene encoding uncharacterized protein isoform X1, translating to MLECLSSLEDQRLNYVEMHAGNAGIKTDKLESLRIAVAKDSPMWETLDICIKVVDKNSLDILVPRLAQMVRSAVGLNTRVGVASFITLLVQKVMIDIKPFTALLLKLLYSAVLEERSSAVKRAFASSCATVLKYASPSQAQKLIEDTTSLHFGGKNDQLSGAILIKAYLSNAADIIFKSCFLCSLFMFYLLSNVSDASLIYFS from the exons ATGCTTGAATGTTTGTCAAGTCTGGAGGATCAAAGGTTGAATTATGTCGAG ATGCATGCAGGGAATGCTGGCATCAAAACAGATAAGCTTGAAAGCTTGCGTATAGCTGTGGCTAAAGATTCTCCAATGTGGGAAACTCTTGATATATGTATAAAAGTTGTTGACAAGAATTCACTTGATATATTGGTTCCTCGCCTGGCCCAAATGGTTAGATCAGCTGTTGGTTTAAATACAAG AGTTGGTGTTGCTAGCTTCATCACCTTGTTGGTACAGAAGGTCATGATTGACATCAAACCATTCACAGCATTGTTACTGAAGTTACTGTATAGTGCTGTTCTGGAGGAAAGGAGTTCAGCAGTAAAAAGGGCCTTTGCATCCTCTTGTGCTACTGTTTTGAAATATGCTAGCCCCTCCCAGGCTCAGAAGCTTATTGAAGATACTACCTCTCTGCATTTTGGTGGGAAAAATGATCAGCTATCTGGTGCAATTCTTATCAAAGCCTACTTGAGCAATGCAGCAGATATAATTTTCAAATCATGCTTTCTTTGTTCTCTTTTCATGTTTTACCTATTGTCTAATGTTTCTGATGCTTCTTTGATCTATTTTTCATGA
- the LOC136519621 gene encoding uncharacterized protein isoform X2 yields the protein MFVKSGGSKVELCRGNAGIKTDKLESLRIAVAKDSPMWETLDICIKVVDKNSLDILVPRLAQMVRSAVGLNTRVGVASFITLLVQKVMIDIKPFTALLLKLLYSAVLEERSSAVKRAFASSCATVLKYASPSQAQKLIEDTTSLHFGGKNDQLSGAILIKAYLSNAADIIFKSCFLCSLFMFYLLSNVSDASLIYFS from the exons ATGTTTGTCAAGTCTGGAGGATCAAAGGTTGAATTATGTCGAG GGAATGCTGGCATCAAAACAGATAAGCTTGAAAGCTTGCGTATAGCTGTGGCTAAAGATTCTCCAATGTGGGAAACTCTTGATATATGTATAAAAGTTGTTGACAAGAATTCACTTGATATATTGGTTCCTCGCCTGGCCCAAATGGTTAGATCAGCTGTTGGTTTAAATACAAG AGTTGGTGTTGCTAGCTTCATCACCTTGTTGGTACAGAAGGTCATGATTGACATCAAACCATTCACAGCATTGTTACTGAAGTTACTGTATAGTGCTGTTCTGGAGGAAAGGAGTTCAGCAGTAAAAAGGGCCTTTGCATCCTCTTGTGCTACTGTTTTGAAATATGCTAGCCCCTCCCAGGCTCAGAAGCTTATTGAAGATACTACCTCTCTGCATTTTGGTGGGAAAAATGATCAGCTATCTGGTGCAATTCTTATCAAAGCCTACTTGAGCAATGCAGCAGATATAATTTTCAAATCATGCTTTCTTTGTTCTCTTTTCATGTTTTACCTATTGTCTAATGTTTCTGATGCTTCTTTGATCTATTTTTCATGA
- the LOC136523465 gene encoding basal body protein 10-like, with protein MRALPHYYGMEIHNFNPNSIAQAAIFVAVYEGRKRQAEVPALAPRKSLKVSMGSTAQRVVEAQAAIQRGVASARADPKELVAQGEATEAATERVGEETPTPHEAEARESDGVEAPSVAEATEGETEAPRTSETEAMEAGAPRTTEAEVAGTGDPKTTEAGVAGAGVSAAKSAAQEVEMEAGQATISPPVQGPPPLQESAQEVVVHSISSDDTSRGKEVADAKAAGTVEQPAPTSSEGSLALVRELKAQSLRKSLFLRRERDIWDQLRQQKDLLANANELLSARSADMEDLRLRCADMNAEVATAREQAAPLVARIKELEEELTRVAGDRDTFRSRAEEATTSEAARGGAGLAPVDERAGEGGFPGGRGLSGRGPAQEGESQGLLGQGLEREISQAAEASIAVQAVLEAEIGEHNALQNAARTVCKALEVEGVESGSSLRSRLTALSGQARERLRGALHTGVKRALAVIASHYAGVDLKAVSDGYVLAEDDEEADEEVTKLMEAAEGPGTVLAKLFEEEVVPPTPSTDAGDPEP; from the exons atgcgggcgctcccgcattactacggcATGGAGATTCACAACtttaaccccaactccatcgcgcaggcggccatcttcgtcgccgtctacgaagg ccggaagcgtcaggcggaggtgcctgccctggcgccacgtaagtcgctcaaggtgagcaTGGGCTCCACCGCTCaacgggtggtggaggcgcaggccgccatacagcgtggcgtggcgtcggcgagggccgacccgaaggagctggtcgcccagggagaggctaccgaggcggccacggAGCGAGTGGGGGAGGAAACGCCTACGCCCCACGAGGCCGAGGCCCGCGAGTCCGATGGGGTCGAGGCgccctcagttgccgaggccaccgagggcgagaccGAGGCCCCCCGGACTTCCGAGACCGAGGCAATGGAGGCCGGGgcgcccaggaccaccgaggccgaagtGGCGGGGACCGGAGACCCCAAGACCACCGAGGCCGGGGTGGCGGGGGCCGGCGTGAGCGCGGCGAAGTCggcggcccaggaagtggagatggaGGCGGGGCAAGCCACAATATCGCCGCCGGTCCAAGGCCCGCCGCCGTTGCAGGAGAGCGCCCAGGAAGTGgtggtccattcgatctcctccgatgatacttcccgggggaaggaggtggcggatgccaAGGCGGCCGgcaccgtggagcagccggctccGACCTCTagcgagggaagcttggcccttgtgcgG gagctcaagGCCCAGTCCCTcaggaagtcattgttcctccggcgggagagggacatctgggatCAGCTTCggcagcagaaggacctgctcgccaatgccaacgagcttttgtcggcgcggagcgcggacatggaggacctccgccttcgctgtgctgatatgaatGCCGAGGTGGCTACGGCtcgggagcaggccgcccctttggtggcgcggatcaaggagttggaggaggagctgacccgggtggccggcgatcgggacaccttcaggtcccgggctgaagaagcgacgacctctgaagcagctaggggcggagcagGGCTCGCACCTGTTGACGAAAG agctggagaaggaggcttcccGGGCggtcgaggcctctcgggtcgaggtccggcgcaggaaggagaaagccaaggcctccTTGGTCAAG ggttggagagGGAGATCTCccaggcagctgaggcctctatcgcagtgcaggcggtgctcgaggccgagatcggggagcacaatgCGCTGCAGAATGCCGCCCGTACCGTCTGcaaggccctagaggttgagggggtcgagtcgggcagctcccttaggagccgcttgactgcgttgagcggccaagcgcgcgagcgactccggggggcgctgcacacgggcgtcaagcgcgccctagccgtcatcgcctcgcactacgccGGCGTCGACCTCAAGGCCGTCAGTGACGGCTACGTCTTGgctgaagatgacgaggaggccgatgaggaggtcacgaagctgatggaggcggctgagggccccggcacggTGCTGgcgaagctgttcgaagaggaggtggttcctcccacgccGTCTACCGAcgctggagaccctgagccttga
- the LOC136523466 gene encoding putative pentatricopeptide repeat-containing protein At3g08820, whose protein sequence is MLHCDEVLDNPVLGTALIDMFAKCGNTGEAWTVFQQMRRRDIIVWNAMILGLGMTGHEKIAFALVGQMEKSGMTLNDNTFIGLLCSCTHTGLVKDGQRYFRNMTQLYRISPRIEHHGCMVDLLSCAGLLEEAHQLIEYMPMQLIQLEPWNSGNYVMLSNIYSNSGRWEDAAKLRLEMKASGVEKVPASSWVELAVKVHEFHVGDKSHPLSDKIYEKLDELGMEMKIMGYKPTTEVVMFDIEDEEKEHTLVHHSEKIAIAFSLLTTEPGETIRVTKNLRVCSDCHTAIKLISRITNREIIVRARVVNGSQKWQSIRQFPPFRCQIEHYGPSRKHQCHIPHYRVVSRFTLNEALLMRIR, encoded by the exons ATGTTGCACTGTGATGAGGTTCTTGACAACCCAGTCCTGGGAACTGCACTTATAGATATGTTCGCCAAGTGCGGGAACACAGGTGAAGCTTGGACGGTGTTCCAGCAGATGAGGAGGAGAGACATCATTGTTTGGAATGCAATGATCTTGGGGCTCGGCATGACTGGCCACGAGAAGATTGCGTTTGCCCTTGTTGGTCAGATGGAGAAGTCAGGTATGACACTGAATGATAATACCTTCATTGGATTGCTTTGCAGCTGTACGCATACTGGCCTTGTAAAGGATGGCCAGCGGTATTTTCGTAACATGACTCAGTTGTACCGAATAAGCCCGAGGATCGAGCATCATGGCTGTATGGTCGACCTGCTCAGTTGCGCGGGGTTGCTGGAGGAGGCTCATCAGCTGATTGAGTACATGCCAATGCAG CTCATCCAACTGGAGCCATGGAATTCTGGGAATTATGTGATGCTCTCTAACATATACTCTAACAGTGGAAGATGGGAGGATGCGGCAAAGCTAAGGTTGGAAATGAAGGCAAGTGGGGTTGAGAAGGTCCCTGCATCTAGCTGGGTTGAACTTGCTGTTAAGGTCCATGAGTTCCATGTCGGAGATAAGTCACATCCCCTCTCAGATAAAATTTATGAAAAGCTCGATGAATTGGGCATGGAAATGAAGATCATGGGTTATAAGCCGACTACTGAGGTGGTGATGTTTGACATTGAAGACGAAGAGAAGGAGCACACGCTAGTGCATCATAGCGAAAAGATAGCCATTGCATTTAGCCTTCTCACCACTGAACCAGGCGAGACCATAAGGGTCACCAAAAACCTCCGAGTTTGCAGTGACTGCCACACGGCCATCAAGCTCATATCAAGGATAACCAATCGTGAAATTATTGTTCGAG CTAGAGTTGTGAATGGATCACAGAAGTGGCAGAGTATAAGGCAG TTTCCTCCATTCAGATGTCAGATTGAGCATTATGGGCCTTCTAGGAAACATCAGTGCCATATACCACATTACCGTGTTGTCTCAAG GTTCACACTAAACGAAGCACTTCTGATGCGCATACGTTAA
- the LOC136519620 gene encoding double-stranded RNA-binding protein 8-like, with the protein MNVCTALLSSPIPRLLRVLVHIQETGLCKNLLQEYAQKMNYAIPSYICTKQASGVAPFICTVEIGGILYIGAAARTKKEAEIEAARTALLAIQGQSEGCANGATKYIVVPGQREVQETDKRPTETLKSLKVKKSGGRKKWTKRKFMRKTDQILDAEKDGAREAGDVHDSDVPMQATIITEEPSRDTMILHLDEEARRVELELLRETAT; encoded by the exons ATGAATGTTTGCACTGCGCTGCTCTCTTCTCCAATCCCACGGCTTCTCAGGGTTCTTGTGCACATA CAAGAGACTGGCCTGTGCAAGAATCTTCTTCAGGAGTATGCTCAGAAGATGAATTACGCCATTCCATCATATATTTGCACTAAACAAGCTTCAGGCGTAGCTCCTTTCATATGCACTGTTGAGATTGGTGGCATACTATACATTGGTGCTGCAGCTAGAACCAAAAAAGAGGCAGAGATAGAAGCTGCCCGAACAGCTCTTCTTGCAATCCAGG GTCAATCAGAAGGTTGTGCAAATGGTGCCACGAAGTACATTGTTGTTCCTGGACAAAGAGAGGTTCAAGAGACAGATAAAAGGCCAACTGAAACCCTCAAGTCACTCAAAGTCAAGAAAAGTGGTGGCAGAAAGAAATGGACCAAGCGGAAATTCATGAGGAAGACCGACCAGATTCTTGATGCTGAAAAGGATGGAGCTAGGGAGGCTGGGGATGTTCATGATTCTGATGTCCCAATGCAAGCAACGATAATAACAGAGGAGCCATCCAGAGACACTATGATACTGCATCTTGACGAGGAAGCTAGAAGAGTGGAACTGGAGCTTCTTAGAGAAACTGCAACGTAG
- the LOC136519615 gene encoding protein LURP-one-related 5-like gives MHTQHTIIKVTSHNLLPQKPNSNCGKLAYSTQKLLFLYNIDRRGEDAGRTSPSPAARQYTVWKRSSMGFHGTDGFSVYDAAGALAFRVDNYSRRSKVFAGELLLMDGQGSPLLALRPQIFSMRDQWNCYKASEEGQGKRTSHPLFSMRKCSILQNGHEAEVFMSGCSTASDNPGQGPNFLVEGCFRRRNCKIRNSDGEEVARIVRKKAEAASNSWTLGDDVFSLVVEPNVDCTVIMAFVVVLDRICWRPYTPMVCSS, from the exons ATGCACACACAACACACAATCATAAAGGTCACGAGTCACAACCTACTACCACAAAAACCAAATTCCAACTGCGGCAAACTGGCATACAGTACACAGAAACTGCTATTTTTATATAACATAGACCGCCGCGGCGAAGATGCCGGCCGCACGTCGCCGTCGCCGGCGGCCCGGCAGTACACGGTGTGGAAGAGGTCAAGCATGGGCTTCCACGGCACCGACGGCTTCTCCGTCTACGACGCCGCTGGCGCCCTCGCCTTCCGCGTCGACAACTACTCGCGCCGCAGCAAGGTCTTCGCCGGCGAGCTGCTCCTCATGGATGGCCAAGGCTCGCCTCTCCTCGCCCTCAGGCCACAG ATCTTCAGCATGCGCGACCAGTGGAATTGCTATAAAGCATCAGAAGAAGGTCAAGGCAAGAGGACATCACACCCActcttctcaatgagaaagtgcTCGATTTTGCAAAATGGTCATGAAGCAGAAGTGTTCATGTCAGGATGCAGCACTGCATCTGACAATCCTGGCCAAGGTCCCAACTTCTTGGTTGAGGGCTGCTTCAGGAGAAGAAACTGCAAGATCCGCAACAGTGACGGCGAGGAGGTGGCCAGGATAGTGAGGAAGAAGGCTGAAGCCGCATCAAATTCTTGGACGCTTGGCGATGACGTGTTCAGCCTTGTGGTCGAGCCGAACGTGGATTGCACGGTGATCATGGCTTTCGTTGTTGTTCTGGACAGGATCTGTTGGAGGCCGTACACACCCATGGTCTGCTCctcatag